A region of Spiribacter roseus DNA encodes the following proteins:
- a CDS encoding argininosuccinate synthase, with product MSTIKKVVLAYSGGLDTSVILQWLRDHYQCEVVTFTADLGQGEELEPARAKAKDLGVEEIYIDDLREEFVRDFVFPMFRANALYEGEYLLGTSIARPLIAKRQIEIARETGADAVCHGATGKGNDQVRFELGYYGLEPGIHVIAPWREWDLNSRERLLAYAEDRGIPIEGRTEGGGSPYSMDANLLHISYEGGVLEDTWTPAEENMWRWSVAPEAAPDTPTEIELTFEGGDPVAINGESLAPHEMLSRLNQLGNDNGIGRIDIVENRYVGMKSRGCYETPGGTILLRAHRAIESITLDRESAHLKDELMPRYAELIYNGYWWSPEREALQALINQTQTRVNGVVRLKLYKGNVIVLGRRSATDSLFDDSIATFEDDAGAYDQKDAEGFIKLNALRLRVAARRGE from the coding sequence ATGAGCACAATCAAAAAGGTGGTTCTGGCCTACTCCGGTGGCCTGGATACCTCGGTCATCCTGCAGTGGCTGCGCGATCACTACCAGTGCGAGGTCGTGACCTTCACCGCCGACCTGGGACAGGGTGAGGAGCTCGAGCCCGCCCGCGCCAAGGCGAAGGATCTGGGCGTCGAGGAGATCTATATCGATGACCTGCGCGAGGAGTTCGTGCGCGATTTCGTCTTTCCGATGTTCCGCGCCAACGCCCTCTACGAGGGTGAATACCTGCTCGGCACCTCCATCGCACGGCCGCTGATCGCCAAGCGCCAGATCGAGATCGCCCGCGAGACCGGCGCCGACGCCGTCTGCCATGGCGCCACCGGCAAGGGCAACGATCAGGTGCGCTTCGAGCTCGGCTATTACGGCCTCGAGCCCGGCATTCATGTCATCGCGCCGTGGCGTGAGTGGGACCTCAACTCCCGCGAGCGTCTGCTCGCCTACGCCGAGGATCGCGGCATCCCCATCGAGGGCAGGACCGAGGGCGGCGGATCGCCCTATTCCATGGATGCCAACCTGTTGCATATCTCCTATGAGGGCGGCGTGCTGGAGGACACCTGGACCCCGGCCGAGGAGAATATGTGGCGCTGGAGCGTCGCGCCCGAGGCGGCGCCGGATACGCCCACCGAGATCGAGCTGACCTTCGAGGGCGGTGATCCGGTGGCCATCAACGGCGAGTCGCTGGCGCCGCACGAAATGCTCTCGCGACTCAATCAGCTGGGCAATGACAACGGCATCGGGCGGATCGACATTGTCGAGAACCGCTATGTCGGCATGAAGTCCCGCGGCTGTTACGAAACCCCCGGTGGCACCATCCTGCTGCGGGCCCATCGCGCCATCGAATCGATCACCCTCGACCGCGAATCGGCGCATCTCAAAGACGAGCTCATGCCGCGCTACGCCGAGCTGATTTACAACGGCTACTGGTGGAGTCCTGAGCGCGAGGCGCTGCAGGCGCTGATCAACCAGACCCAGACCCGGGTGAATGGCGTGGTCCGGCTCAAGCTCTACAAGGGCAATGTCATCGTGCTGGGCCGGCGCTCGGCCACCGACAGCCTGTTCGATGACAGCATCGCCACCTTCGAGGACGATGCCGGCGCCTACGACCAGAAGGACGCTGAAGGCTTCATCAAGCTCAATGCCCTGCGGCTTCGGGTGGCTGCCCGGCGCGGTGAATAG
- a CDS encoding metal ABC transporter solute-binding protein, Zn/Mn family: MQRRRDGWIARAAVMAVGLALTSVAPAAPSVLATTGMVADLVDRIGGECIETEALMGPGIDPHLYRAAASDVQAFQSASLIAYNGLGLEGQLDSVLRRFGERRPTLAVAEAAAAAGPVDLIQTDGDSAPDPHVWMDAALWSQAITPTVEALRQVVPDCTAGLRERASALREQLGALDAWMRASIASIPAGQRVLLTAHDAFGYYGRAYDIEVRGIQGISTTAEASVADIQANARLIAERGLPALFVESTINPRTVDAVVAAARERGAEVVIGDTLYGDALGESGTLADSLPGLLIHNTAAITRELGGERAPLPAALSDWRAPLRARHGGE, encoded by the coding sequence ATGCAGCGCAGACGCGACGGCTGGATAGCGCGGGCGGCGGTCATGGCCGTCGGCCTTGCGCTGACTTCGGTCGCCCCGGCGGCCCCCAGCGTGCTGGCCACCACCGGCATGGTCGCGGATCTGGTGGATCGCATCGGCGGCGAGTGCATCGAGACCGAGGCACTGATGGGCCCGGGCATCGACCCCCATCTCTATCGCGCCGCCGCCTCCGATGTGCAGGCGTTTCAGTCGGCGTCGCTGATCGCCTACAACGGCCTGGGGCTGGAAGGTCAGCTCGATAGCGTCCTGCGGCGGTTCGGCGAGCGCCGGCCAACGCTGGCGGTGGCCGAGGCGGCGGCCGCGGCCGGGCCGGTTGATCTGATTCAGACGGACGGCGACAGCGCACCCGATCCGCATGTCTGGATGGATGCCGCGCTCTGGTCGCAGGCGATCACGCCCACGGTGGAGGCGCTTCGTCAGGTGGTGCCGGACTGCACGGCCGGGCTGCGTGAGCGGGCCTCCGCCCTGAGGGAACAGCTCGGCGCGCTGGATGCGTGGATGCGCGCCAGCATCGCCAGTATTCCGGCGGGTCAGCGCGTGCTGCTGACCGCGCATGATGCCTTTGGCTATTACGGTCGGGCTTACGATATCGAGGTGCGCGGCATCCAGGGTATCAGCACCACCGCCGAGGCGAGCGTGGCCGATATCCAGGCCAACGCCCGCCTGATCGCCGAGCGGGGACTGCCGGCCCTGTTCGTCGAGAGTACGATCAACCCGCGCACGGTGGACGCGGTGGTGGCGGCGGCCCGCGAGCGCGGGGCCGAGGTGGTCATTGGCGATACCCTCTATGGCGATGCCCTGGGCGAGTCCGGGACGCTCGCTGACAGCCTGCCGGGCCTGCTCATTCACAACACCGCGGCCATCACCCGCGAGCTGGGTGGTGAGCGCGCACCGTTGCCGGCGGCGCTGAGCGACTGGCGGGCGCCGCTGCGCGCGCGCCACGGAGGCGAGTGA
- a CDS encoding metal ABC transporter ATP-binding protein: protein MAAMDPPAGERPSARWALHTEDLTVSYGDRPALWDIDLNIPPGVLAGVIGPNGAGKSTLLKAVLGLVPLSAGHVRLFGRRYREQRQKVGYVPQRSSVDWDFPTTAVDVVTMGLYGQLGWLRWPGRRERDRALRALEEVGMEMLADRQISELSGGQQQRVFIARALVQQPDILLLDEPMAGVDATTERSIIEILGRLRDEGRTIILVHHDLQTVERYFDWLVFLNVRVIAAGPIGSVYTARNLRRAYGGQVALLDEGGQATGTRDDGDAAD from the coding sequence ATGGCCGCCATGGATCCGCCGGCCGGAGAACGCCCGTCGGCGCGCTGGGCCCTGCATACCGAGGATCTGACCGTCAGCTACGGTGATCGTCCGGCGCTCTGGGACATCGACCTGAACATCCCGCCGGGTGTGCTCGCCGGCGTCATCGGCCCCAACGGCGCGGGCAAGAGCACCCTGCTCAAGGCGGTGCTGGGTCTGGTGCCGCTGTCGGCGGGCCATGTCCGTCTGTTCGGCCGCCGCTATCGCGAGCAGCGCCAGAAGGTGGGCTATGTACCGCAGCGATCGTCGGTGGACTGGGACTTTCCCACCACCGCCGTCGATGTGGTGACCATGGGGTTATACGGCCAGCTTGGCTGGCTGCGCTGGCCGGGGCGCCGCGAGCGCGACCGGGCCCTGCGGGCGCTGGAGGAGGTGGGCATGGAAATGCTGGCCGACCGCCAGATCAGCGAGCTCTCGGGCGGTCAGCAGCAGCGCGTGTTCATTGCCCGGGCGCTGGTCCAGCAGCCCGACATCCTGCTGCTCGATGAGCCCATGGCCGGAGTCGATGCGACCACCGAGCGCAGCATCATCGAGATCCTCGGGCGACTGCGTGACGAGGGGCGCACCATCATCCTCGTGCATCACGACCTGCAGACCGTGGAGCGCTATTTCGACTGGCTGGTCTTTCTGAACGTGCGCGTCATTGCGGCGGGCCCCATCGGCTCGGTGTACACGGCGCGCAACCTGCGGCGGGCCTATGGCGGTCAGGTCGCGCTGCTGGACGAGGGCGGTCAGGCAACCGGGACGCGGGATGATGGCGACGCTGCTGACTGA
- the nth gene encoding endonuclease III has translation MNRDKRRAIFERLREANPQPTTELNYSTPFELLIAVILSAQATDRGVNKATGPLFRDANTPGAILALGEDGLRDYIRTIGLFNSKAKNIIATCEALVASHDGVVPHDRKALEALPGVGRKTANVVLNTAFGEPTMAVDTHIFRVANRTGIAKGKTVRAVEDRLMRQVPKEFLQDAHHWLILHGRYTCLARRPRCGACPLYDLCEFPDRHHYADGGSE, from the coding sequence GTGAACCGCGACAAGCGCCGGGCCATCTTCGAGCGGTTGCGCGAGGCCAACCCGCAGCCCACCACCGAGCTCAACTACTCGACGCCCTTCGAGCTGCTCATCGCGGTCATCCTGTCGGCCCAGGCCACCGACCGCGGCGTCAACAAGGCCACCGGGCCGCTCTTCCGCGATGCCAATACCCCGGGCGCGATCCTCGCCCTGGGCGAAGACGGCCTGCGGGACTACATCCGCACCATCGGGCTTTTCAATAGCAAGGCGAAGAACATCATCGCCACCTGCGAGGCCCTGGTGGCGTCTCACGATGGCGTGGTGCCCCACGACCGCAAGGCCCTCGAGGCGTTGCCCGGCGTCGGCCGCAAGACGGCGAATGTCGTGCTCAACACGGCCTTCGGCGAACCCACCATGGCCGTCGACACCCACATCTTCCGGGTCGCCAACCGCACGGGCATTGCGAAAGGCAAAACCGTCCGGGCCGTGGAAGACAGATTAATGCGCCAGGTACCGAAGGAATTTCTGCAGGACGCCCATCACTGGCTGATCCTGCACGGCCGCTATACCTGCCTTGCTCGCCGGCCGCGCTGCGGGGCCTGCCCCCTCTACGACCTCTGCGAGTTCCCCGACCGTCACCACTACGCCGACGGCGGATCGGAGTAG
- a CDS encoding metal ABC transporter permease — protein sequence MMATLLTDYTLQNVLLGAVLIGVISGVLGSFAVLRRQSLLGDTLSHAALPGVCIGFMLAGARDLGSIMGGALVTAVAAALMTVAITRHTRLKMDAALAATLSLGFALGVVLLTWIQSHGGAAQAGLDSFLFGQAAATTRADLYPMMALVGISLLGVVLLWKPLKVMTFDPTFAAVVGLPVHRLEALLTAMIALAVVTGLQMVGVVLMTAMVIAPGAAARQWCGSLMGMVLLSALLGALAGVVGGLGSALAPGLSTGPLIVLTATLIALVSLLVAPHRGLVPQWWRQRRRRRSTSTDRILGTLYELAREHDDWRYRVEQGAVDAYHGMVTEPQLVTLAERGLVTPVQHLPDEGPHWQLTEAGVDHAAARERRQRGGRRRRS from the coding sequence ATGATGGCGACGCTGCTGACTGATTACACCCTGCAGAACGTCCTGCTCGGGGCGGTGCTGATCGGGGTGATCAGCGGTGTGCTCGGCTCGTTCGCGGTGCTGCGGCGCCAGAGCCTGCTGGGCGACACCCTCTCGCACGCGGCGCTGCCCGGGGTGTGCATCGGCTTCATGCTGGCGGGTGCCCGGGATCTTGGCAGCATCATGGGCGGTGCGCTGGTGACGGCCGTGGCGGCGGCGCTGATGACCGTGGCCATCACCCGGCATACCCGGCTCAAGATGGACGCGGCACTGGCCGCGACGCTCAGCCTCGGTTTTGCCCTGGGGGTGGTGCTGCTGACCTGGATCCAGTCCCATGGCGGGGCGGCGCAGGCCGGTCTCGACAGCTTCCTGTTCGGTCAGGCGGCCGCCACCACGCGGGCCGACCTCTACCCGATGATGGCGCTGGTGGGCATCAGTCTGCTGGGGGTCGTGCTCCTGTGGAAGCCGCTCAAGGTGATGACCTTTGACCCGACCTTCGCGGCGGTGGTGGGCCTGCCGGTGCACCGGCTCGAGGCGCTGCTCACCGCGATGATCGCCCTTGCGGTGGTCACCGGGCTGCAGATGGTGGGCGTGGTGCTGATGACGGCCATGGTGATCGCCCCGGGTGCCGCGGCGCGTCAGTGGTGCGGCAGTCTGATGGGCATGGTCCTGCTCTCGGCGCTGCTCGGCGCCCTGGCGGGGGTCGTGGGCGGACTTGGCAGCGCCCTCGCGCCGGGGCTTTCCACCGGGCCGCTGATTGTCCTGACCGCCACGCTCATCGCCCTGGTCTCGCTCCTGGTGGCACCGCACCGGGGGCTCGTCCCACAGTGGTGGCGGCAGCGCCGGCGGCGCCGCTCGACGTCCACCGACCGCATTCTGGGAACGCTCTACGAGCTCGCCCGCGAGCACGATGACTGGCGGTATCGGGTTGAACAGGGGGCCGTGGACGCCTACCACGGCATGGTCACCGAGCCGCAGCTGGTCACGCTGGCCGAGCGTGGGCTGGTCACGCCGGTTCAGCATCTCCCCGACGAAGGGCCGCACTGGCAGTTGACCGAGGCCGGGGTCGATCACGCCGCGGCCCGCGAAAGGCGTCAGCGCGGCGGCCGCCGGAGGCGATCATGA
- a CDS encoding metal ABC transporter permease: MTLLAEPLVAILVTGMLVGTSAALLGSFLVLRGNSMLADAISHSILFGIAVAWLLSGQTSGPVQIAGAALSGVLAVFLIETLTRTRRLRDDAATGLVFPALFSAGVLLINVTARDVHLDEHTVLLGEVGFVWLDTVTIAGIELPRAMLATGVMLLLDAAFVLAFYKALKLATFDPDLARALGLAPGIIFYAHLALVSGTAVAAFDAVGVVLFITFVVVPPATAYLLTRRLLPMIALAMLIAALSAPLGYALAIALNVSIGGSMALANGPFLLAAYGWQRWRGGRRAAPASAAYSDPPSA, encoded by the coding sequence ATGACTCTGCTTGCCGAGCCCCTGGTCGCGATCCTGGTCACCGGGATGCTGGTGGGCACCAGTGCCGCACTGCTGGGCAGTTTCCTGGTGCTGCGCGGCAACAGCATGCTCGCCGATGCGATCAGCCATTCAATCCTGTTCGGCATTGCCGTGGCCTGGCTGCTGTCGGGGCAGACCAGTGGGCCGGTGCAGATCGCCGGTGCCGCGCTCAGTGGTGTGCTCGCGGTGTTTCTCATCGAGACGCTGACGCGCACGCGGCGGCTGCGCGATGATGCCGCCACCGGTCTGGTGTTTCCGGCGCTTTTCAGTGCCGGCGTTCTGCTGATCAATGTGACCGCGCGGGATGTGCATCTCGATGAGCACACCGTGCTGTTGGGGGAAGTGGGTTTTGTCTGGCTGGACACGGTGACCATCGCCGGTATCGAGCTGCCCCGGGCGATGCTGGCCACCGGCGTGATGCTGCTGCTGGATGCCGCATTCGTGCTGGCCTTCTACAAGGCGCTCAAGCTCGCCACGTTCGACCCCGATCTGGCGCGGGCGCTGGGCCTGGCCCCGGGGATCATTTTCTACGCCCATCTGGCGCTGGTCAGTGGCACGGCGGTGGCGGCCTTTGATGCCGTCGGCGTCGTGCTGTTCATTACCTTTGTGGTGGTGCCGCCGGCCACGGCCTATCTGCTGACCCGGCGCCTGCTGCCGATGATCGCCCTGGCCATGCTGATCGCCGCGCTGAGCGCGCCGCTCGGCTATGCGCTGGCGATCGCGCTGAATGTCTCGATCGGCGGGTCGATGGCGCTGGCCAACGGGCCGTTTCTGCTGGCCGCCTATGGCTGGCAGCGCTGGCGTGGCGGACGGCGCGCCGCGCCGGCGTCAGCGGCCTACTCCGATCCGCCGTCGGCGTAG